The following proteins are encoded in a genomic region of Rhodoferax aquaticus:
- the yghU gene encoding glutathione-dependent disulfide-bond oxidoreductase produces the protein MTDSTSYVPPKVWAWTQANGGAFANINRPIAGPTHDKVLPVGRHPLQLYSLGTPNGVKVTIMLEELLALGHSGAEYDAWLIKIGDGDQFGSGFVEVNPNSKIPALMDRSGAEPIRVFESGSILLYLAEKFGAFLPKDLAGRTEAMNWLFWQMGSAPYLGGGFGHFYAYAPSKIEYAIDRFAMEVKRQLDVLNRRLAESEYLAGDSYSIADIAVFPWYGGLVKGWSYGAAEFLSVHEYQHVQRWADLLLQRPAVQRGRMVNRTSGDLSEQLRERHDASDFATKTQDKLEGGKA, from the coding sequence ATGACGGATTCCACTAGCTATGTGCCCCCCAAAGTGTGGGCCTGGACGCAAGCCAACGGCGGCGCGTTTGCCAATATCAACCGCCCTATAGCGGGGCCTACGCACGACAAGGTGTTGCCGGTGGGGCGGCACCCCTTGCAGCTTTACTCCTTGGGCACGCCCAATGGCGTGAAGGTGACGATCATGCTGGAGGAGTTGCTGGCGCTGGGCCATAGCGGCGCGGAGTATGACGCCTGGTTGATCAAGATTGGCGATGGTGACCAGTTTGGTTCTGGCTTTGTGGAGGTTAATCCCAATTCCAAAATTCCGGCGCTGATGGACCGCAGCGGGGCTGAGCCGATTCGTGTGTTTGAGTCGGGCTCTATCTTGCTCTACCTAGCAGAGAAGTTTGGCGCGTTCTTGCCCAAAGACTTGGCGGGCCGCACGGAGGCGATGAACTGGCTGTTTTGGCAAATGGGCAGCGCGCCTTACTTGGGTGGTGGCTTTGGTCACTTTTACGCCTATGCGCCCAGCAAAATTGAATACGCCATAGACCGCTTTGCCATGGAGGTTAAGCGCCAGCTCGACGTGCTGAACCGGCGCTTGGCGGAGAGTGAATACTTGGCGGGCGACAGCTACAGCATTGCCGACATTGCGGTGTTCCCTTGGTACGGTGGCTTGGTCAAGGGCTGGTCGTATGGGGCGGCCGAGTTTTTGAGTGTGCACGAGTACCAACATGTGCAGCGTTGGGCGGATTTGCTGCTCCAGCGACCTGCTGTGCAGCGCGGGCGCATGGTGAACCGCACCAGTGGCGATTTGTCAGAGCAGCTACGTGAGCGCCATGACGCCAGCGACTTTGCGACCAAGACCCAAGACAAGCTGGAAGGCGGCAAGGCCTAG
- a CDS encoding SDR family oxidoreductase gives MAYSIDLSGRVAFITGASGGLGAQFALTLSRAGAAVILASRRIDKLKDLRATIEGEGGDAHAIELDVTDPDSIKSAVAHAETEVGSIDILVNNSGVSTTQRLTEVEPEDYDFIFDTNVKGAFFVAQEVGKRMMARATGSAPGSYTGGRIINIASAAGLRVLPQIGVYCMSKAAVIQMTKAMALEWGKFGVNVNAICPGYIDTEINHHHWQTDGGQKLVNMLPRKRVGQPQDLDALLVMLCSDQSHFINGAVIAADDGFGI, from the coding sequence ATGGCTTACAGCATTGATCTTTCGGGCCGTGTTGCGTTTATTACGGGCGCGTCGGGTGGTCTTGGGGCCCAGTTTGCCCTGACCTTGTCGCGCGCTGGGGCGGCTGTCATATTGGCAAGTCGACGTATCGACAAACTCAAAGACTTGCGGGCGACGATTGAAGGCGAGGGGGGCGATGCCCATGCGATTGAGTTGGATGTCACCGACCCGGACTCCATCAAGTCTGCAGTGGCGCATGCGGAAACTGAGGTTGGGTCTATTGATATTTTGGTCAATAACTCAGGGGTCAGTACGACCCAACGCCTCACGGAAGTTGAGCCAGAGGACTACGACTTTATCTTTGACACCAATGTCAAAGGTGCATTTTTTGTTGCGCAAGAGGTGGGCAAACGCATGATGGCCCGTGCAACCGGGTCGGCACCTGGCAGCTACACCGGTGGACGGATCATCAATATCGCGTCGGCCGCAGGTCTGCGGGTACTACCCCAAATTGGCGTGTATTGCATGAGCAAGGCTGCAGTCATTCAGATGACTAAAGCGATGGCATTGGAGTGGGGCAAGTTTGGTGTCAACGTTAACGCCATTTGCCCGGGTTATATCGATACCGAAATCAATCACCACCACTGGCAAACCGATGGGGGGCAAAAGCTTGTCAACATGCTGCCACGCAAACGTGTGGGGCAGCCTCAGGACTTAGACGCTCTGCTGGTCATGCTGTGCTCAGACCAAAGCCACTTCATCAACGGTGCGGTGATTGCTGCGGACGACGGCTTTGGAATTTGA
- the gcvH gene encoding glycine cleavage system protein GcvH, which translates to MTIKYTPDHEWLNVEGDIATVGITTHAQDALGDVVFVDLPAVGTTFAAKDVAGVVESVKAAADVYMPVTGEITEVNEALRADPSLANSDPLNTGWFFKVKLSNPAELDALMDETSYTSFAANA; encoded by the coding sequence ATGACCATCAAGTACACACCCGACCACGAATGGCTCAACGTTGAAGGCGACATCGCCACCGTAGGCATTACCACCCACGCGCAAGACGCCTTGGGCGATGTGGTGTTTGTGGACCTGCCCGCCGTTGGCACCACCTTCGCTGCCAAAGACGTGGCTGGCGTTGTGGAGTCCGTCAAGGCCGCTGCCGATGTGTACATGCCTGTCACCGGTGAAATCACCGAAGTGAACGAAGCCTTGCGCGCTGACCCCTCACTGGCCAACAGCGACCCGCTGAACACTGGCTGGTTCTTCAAAGTGAAGCTGTCCAACCCCGCCGAACTCGACGCGCTGATGGACGAAACCAGCTACACCAGCTTCGCTGCCAACGCCTAA
- the gcvP gene encoding aminomethyl-transferring glycine dehydrogenase, translated as MSTLAPTLAQLENASEFHARHIGIDAADEALMLKAIGETSRRALIDSVVPRSIARSSTMAIPDAITEAAALAELKALAGKNKVLKSFIGQGYYANHTPGVILRNILENPAWYTAYTPYQAEISQGRMEALVNFQTMVCDLTGMPIANASMLDEATAAAEAMTLAKRSVKAKGNVFIVAGDAHPQTIEVVQTRAAPLGITVKLANSKEEWDALIAGDDYFAVLEQYPSTSGRLGEEGDDVKTVHHKGGAYIVAADLLALTLLVPPGQWGAGDPAGAADIVVGTTQRFGMPLCNGGPHAAYMACRDEFKRSMPGRLVGVSIDTHGNPAYRLALQTREQHIRREKATSNICTAQVLPAVVASMYAVYHGPEGLKRIATRVATLTAILAKGLEQLGINNSSPETFDTLCLKTDGATKSIAARALSAGVNVRIAWDDCICISLDETTTRDDVELLWSLFAQPGQSLPTVEALQAGAQPLIPAALRRTSAFLTHPVFNTHHSETGMLRYIRMLSDKDLALDRSMIPLGSCTMKLNATSEMIPITWPEFANIHPFAPADQRTGYAELDEQLRAWLCAATGYAGISLQPNAGSQGEYAGLLVIKAYHEAKGQGHRNICLIPSSAHGTNPASAMMVGMTVVVTKCDDNGNVDMDDLKAKCEQHSANLAAIMITYPSTHGVFETSVKELCALVHSHGGRVYVDGANMNALVGTAAPGEFGGDVSHLNLHKTFCIPHGGGGPGVGPVCVVADLVPYLPGHATGGVAGTGAVSAAPLGNAAVLPISWMYCRMMGAAGLKLATETAILSANYISARLADHYPTLYASQNGHVAHECILELRHFKDTCGVMAEDVAKRLMDYGFHAPTLSFPVPNTLMVEPTESETLAELDRFIDAMIAIRGEIAQVEAGNWPQDNNPLKHAPHTAASLMGAEWNRPYSREVGAFPVASLKAVKYWPTVGRVDNVYGDRNLFCSCVPVGDYA; from the coding sequence ATGTCCACCCTTGCCCCTACCCTTGCTCAGCTGGAGAACGCCAGCGAATTCCACGCCCGCCACATTGGCATTGATGCTGCTGACGAAGCGCTCATGCTGAAGGCCATTGGCGAGACATCGCGCCGCGCACTGATCGACAGCGTCGTGCCGCGCTCCATTGCGCGCTCCAGCACCATGGCAATTCCAGACGCCATCACCGAGGCCGCAGCCTTGGCCGAGCTCAAGGCATTGGCAGGCAAAAACAAGGTGCTCAAAAGCTTTATTGGGCAAGGCTATTACGCCAACCACACCCCCGGTGTGATCCTGCGCAACATCTTGGAAAACCCCGCGTGGTACACCGCTTACACGCCCTACCAAGCCGAAATTTCGCAAGGCCGCATGGAAGCGCTGGTGAACTTCCAAACCATGGTGTGCGACCTGACCGGCATGCCGATTGCCAACGCGTCCATGCTCGACGAGGCCACGGCAGCAGCTGAGGCGATGACGCTGGCCAAACGCTCGGTCAAGGCCAAAGGCAATGTCTTCATCGTGGCGGGCGACGCGCATCCGCAAACCATCGAAGTCGTCCAAACCCGTGCGGCACCGCTGGGCATCACCGTCAAGTTGGCCAACTCCAAGGAAGAATGGGATGCACTGATTGCCGGCGACGACTACTTTGCCGTGCTGGAGCAGTACCCCTCCACCAGCGGCCGCTTGGGCGAGGAAGGCGACGATGTCAAAACCGTGCACCACAAGGGTGGCGCTTACATCGTGGCGGCTGACCTACTGGCCCTTACTCTGCTAGTTCCCCCTGGCCAATGGGGCGCTGGCGACCCCGCAGGCGCGGCCGACATTGTGGTCGGCACTACCCAACGCTTCGGCATGCCGCTGTGCAACGGTGGCCCCCACGCCGCCTACATGGCCTGCCGTGACGAATTCAAACGCTCCATGCCCGGCCGCCTGGTGGGCGTGAGCATCGATACGCACGGCAACCCCGCCTACCGCCTCGCCTTGCAAACCCGCGAGCAGCACATCCGCCGCGAGAAAGCCACTTCCAACATCTGTACCGCCCAAGTGTTGCCCGCCGTGGTAGCCAGCATGTACGCCGTGTACCACGGGCCAGAGGGCCTCAAGCGCATCGCCACCCGCGTTGCCACCCTCACGGCCATTCTGGCCAAAGGCCTAGAGCAACTGGGCATCAACAACAGTAGCCCAGAAACCTTCGACACACTGTGCCTAAAGACCGATGGCGCTACCAAATCAATAGCTGCACGCGCTCTATCTGCGGGCGTGAACGTGCGAATTGCTTGGGATGACTGCATCTGCATCTCGCTGGACGAGACCACCACCCGCGACGATGTGGAACTGCTGTGGAGCCTTTTCGCCCAGCCAGGCCAGAGCCTGCCCACGGTGGAAGCGCTGCAAGCCGGCGCACAGCCCTTGATTCCAGCGGCCCTGCGCCGCACCAGTGCCTTCCTCACCCACCCGGTGTTCAACACCCACCACTCTGAGACCGGCATGCTGCGCTACATCCGCATGCTCAGCGACAAAGACTTGGCGCTGGACCGCAGCATGATTCCGCTGGGCTCTTGCACCATGAAGCTCAACGCCACCAGCGAGATGATCCCGATCACCTGGCCTGAGTTTGCCAACATCCATCCCTTCGCTCCCGCTGACCAACGCACTGGCTACGCCGAGTTGGACGAACAGCTGCGCGCTTGGTTGTGTGCTGCCACGGGCTACGCAGGCATCAGCTTGCAGCCCAACGCGGGCAGCCAAGGCGAATACGCAGGCTTGCTGGTCATCAAGGCCTACCACGAGGCCAAGGGCCAAGGCCACCGCAACATCTGCTTGATCCCCAGCAGCGCGCACGGCACCAACCCTGCCAGCGCCATGATGGTCGGTATGACGGTGGTGGTGACCAAATGCGATGACAACGGCAACGTCGACATGGACGACCTCAAGGCCAAGTGCGAACAGCACAGCGCCAACCTTGCCGCCATCATGATCACCTACCCCAGCACCCATGGCGTGTTCGAGACCTCGGTCAAAGAACTGTGCGCATTGGTGCACAGCCATGGTGGCCGTGTGTACGTGGACGGTGCCAACATGAACGCACTGGTCGGCACCGCAGCCCCGGGTGAGTTTGGCGGCGATGTGAGCCACTTGAACCTGCACAAGACCTTCTGCATCCCCCACGGCGGCGGCGGCCCCGGTGTGGGCCCGGTGTGTGTCGTAGCCGACTTGGTGCCCTACCTGCCCGGCCACGCCACTGGCGGCGTTGCAGGCACTGGCGCAGTGAGCGCAGCCCCCTTGGGCAATGCTGCGGTGCTGCCGATTAGCTGGATGTACTGCCGCATGATGGGTGCTGCCGGCCTGAAGCTGGCCACAGAAACCGCTATTCTGAGCGCCAACTACATCAGCGCCCGTTTGGCTGACCACTACCCCACGCTGTACGCATCGCAAAACGGGCATGTGGCCCACGAGTGCATTTTGGAACTGCGCCACTTCAAAGACACCTGCGGCGTTATGGCCGAAGACGTGGCCAAGCGCTTGATGGACTACGGCTTCCACGCGCCCACGCTGTCCTTCCCCGTGCCCAACACCTTGATGGTGGAACCCACCGAAAGCGAAACACTGGCGGAGCTAGACCGCTTCATCGACGCCATGATTGCCATCCGTGGCGAGATTGCGCAAGTGGAAGCCGGAAACTGGCCACAGGACAACAACCCCTTGAAGCATGCTCCCCACACCGCTGCCAGCCTGATGGGCGCCGAGTGGAACCGCCCCTACAGCCGTGAAGTAGGTGCCTTCCCCGTAGCCAGCTTGAAGGCAGTGAAATACTGGCCCACCGTGGGCCGCGTGGACAACGTGTATGGCGACCGCAACCTGTTCTGCAGCTGCGTACCTGTAGGCGACTACGCCTGA
- a CDS encoding electron transfer flavoprotein-ubiquinone oxidoreductase yields MTNQEILAQFGPREAMEYDVVVVGGGPGGLATAIRLKQLAATKGTDVSVVVLEKGSEPGAHILSGAIMDPKALTELIPNWKELGAPLNQPVTDDAYVFLSESSGTRVPNAFLPPFAHNHGNYIISLGAVTKWLAEQAEALGVEIFPGFTAAEVLYNEDGSVKGVATGNMGVGKDGEPMESFQLGMELLGKYTVFAEGARGHLGKQLIAKYKLDEGKDPQSFGLGVKEVWEIDPSRHKPGFVMHTAGWPMESDTYGGAFLYHLDGNKVALGFVTGLGYSNPYLSPFEEFQRWKTHPNVRYYFENEAGEITAKRLSYGARAINASGINALPKTVFPGGALVGCNAGYLNVSRIKGSHAAIKTGMLAAEAAYDAVVAGRQHDELSAYPDAFDASWLHTELNKDRNFKNWFKYGLTVGTLMNGFEQFVLRGHIPWTLRRDKPDHAYLKPAAECKPIVYPKPDGKLTFDRLSSVFISNTNHEEQQPAHLTLKDASVPVSINLAKYAGPEARYCPAGVYEFVKNEDNTDRLQINAQNCVHCKTCDIKDPTQNIVWVTPEGGGGPNYAGM; encoded by the coding sequence ATGACAAACCAAGAGATTCTGGCCCAGTTTGGTCCCCGAGAAGCAATGGAATACGACGTCGTCGTCGTAGGTGGCGGACCCGGTGGCCTAGCCACCGCCATTCGTTTGAAGCAACTTGCGGCCACCAAAGGCACAGACGTCTCTGTTGTAGTCTTGGAGAAGGGCTCTGAACCTGGAGCACATATTCTGTCTGGCGCCATCATGGACCCCAAGGCGCTGACCGAACTCATTCCTAACTGGAAGGAACTCGGCGCTCCCCTGAACCAACCGGTAACCGACGACGCTTATGTATTTTTGAGCGAATCCTCTGGCACCCGCGTACCCAATGCTTTTCTGCCGCCCTTTGCCCACAACCATGGCAACTACATCATCAGCTTAGGGGCAGTCACGAAGTGGCTGGCAGAACAGGCCGAAGCGCTGGGGGTCGAGATATTTCCAGGCTTTACCGCAGCCGAAGTGCTTTACAACGAAGACGGCTCCGTCAAGGGTGTTGCCACCGGCAATATGGGCGTGGGCAAAGACGGCGAACCCATGGAGAGCTTCCAGCTCGGCATGGAACTATTGGGCAAGTACACCGTGTTTGCAGAAGGCGCACGCGGCCACCTCGGCAAGCAGCTGATTGCCAAATACAAGCTCGATGAAGGCAAAGACCCCCAAAGCTTTGGTCTTGGCGTTAAAGAAGTGTGGGAAATCGACCCCAGCCGCCACAAGCCTGGCTTTGTGATGCACACCGCCGGCTGGCCCATGGAGTCGGACACCTATGGCGGCGCCTTCTTGTACCACTTAGATGGCAACAAAGTCGCACTGGGCTTTGTCACTGGACTGGGCTACAGCAACCCCTACCTCAGCCCGTTTGAAGAATTCCAGCGCTGGAAAACCCATCCCAATGTGCGCTACTACTTTGAAAATGAAGCAGGCGAAATCACCGCCAAGCGCCTGTCCTACGGAGCACGTGCCATTAACGCAAGCGGCATCAACGCGCTACCCAAGACCGTATTCCCAGGCGGTGCATTGGTTGGATGCAATGCCGGCTACCTGAACGTCAGCCGCATCAAAGGTAGCCACGCAGCCATCAAAACCGGCATGTTGGCAGCAGAAGCGGCATATGACGCGGTCGTCGCTGGACGCCAGCACGATGAACTCAGCGCGTACCCCGATGCGTTTGACGCAAGCTGGCTGCACACCGAACTCAACAAAGACCGTAACTTCAAAAACTGGTTCAAGTACGGCTTGACCGTGGGCACCTTGATGAACGGGTTCGAGCAGTTTGTGCTGCGCGGTCACATCCCATGGACCCTGCGCCGTGACAAGCCAGACCACGCATATCTCAAGCCAGCGGCTGAATGCAAACCTATCGTGTACCCCAAGCCCGACGGCAAGCTCACTTTCGACCGTTTGAGCAGCGTGTTCATCAGCAACACCAACCATGAAGAACAGCAACCCGCGCATCTGACACTCAAAGATGCATCGGTGCCCGTGTCTATCAACCTGGCCAAATACGCAGGCCCAGAAGCACGCTACTGCCCCGCTGGCGTCTATGAATTTGTCAAAAACGAAGACAACACAGACCGTTTGCAGATCAACGCGCAAAACTGCGTGCACTGCAAAACCTGCGACATCAAAGACCCCACACAGAACATTGTGTGGGTCACGCCAGAAGGCGGTGGCGGCCCCAACTACGCGGGCATGTAG
- a CDS encoding L-serine ammonia-lyase: protein MAVSVFDLFKIGIGPSSSHTVGPMRAARQFVARLQQTGQLEHVTTVRCWLHGSLGATGKGHASDVAVLLGLCGHEPDTVEIDSIAPQLADIRTHKRITLAGQHTVAFNEKEDLLFMRAPLPFHANGMRFVAFDASGAELSNRVFYSVGGGFVVSEEVAGDGSRQKVIAPDATVLPLPFTSGDQLLELTKAHGLTIAQVMRRNEQHWRTDAEIDAGLLRIWQVMQDCVRRGCRTEGILPGGFKVKRRAAPLFRALSENPEAALRDPLQVLDWVNLYALAVNEENAAGGRVVTAPTNGAAGIVPAVLHYYTRFVPGANDAGVVDFLLTAAAVGILYKENASISGAEVGCQGEVGVACSMAAAALCAVIGGSPEQVENAAEIGMEHHLGLTCDPVGGLVQIPCIERNAIASVKAINAARMALRGDGSHFVSLDKVIKTMRETGADMKTKYKETARGGLAVNIVEC, encoded by the coding sequence ATGGCCGTTTCCGTCTTTGACCTTTTCAAAATCGGCATCGGCCCGAGTAGCTCGCACACCGTAGGCCCCATGCGGGCGGCACGCCAGTTTGTGGCCCGCCTGCAGCAAACCGGTCAGCTAGAGCACGTCACCACTGTGCGTTGCTGGCTGCACGGTTCGCTAGGCGCCACCGGCAAGGGCCACGCCAGCGATGTAGCCGTCTTGCTAGGCCTGTGCGGCCACGAGCCAGACACGGTAGAGATCGACAGCATTGCGCCGCAGCTGGCCGACATTCGCACCCACAAACGCATCACCTTGGCAGGCCAGCACACCGTGGCCTTCAATGAAAAAGAAGACCTGCTCTTCATGCGGGCACCACTGCCGTTTCATGCCAACGGCATGCGCTTTGTGGCGTTTGACGCCAGCGGCGCTGAGCTGTCTAACCGCGTGTTTTACTCAGTGGGCGGCGGCTTTGTGGTCAGTGAAGAAGTGGCGGGCGACGGCAGCCGTCAAAAGGTCATTGCCCCTGACGCCACCGTGCTTCCCCTGCCCTTTACCAGTGGCGACCAGTTGCTGGAACTCACCAAGGCGCACGGCCTGACCATTGCGCAAGTAATGCGCCGTAACGAACAACACTGGCGCACCGATGCGGAGATTGACGCTGGCCTGTTGCGCATCTGGCAAGTCATGCAAGACTGCGTGCGCCGTGGCTGCCGCACCGAGGGCATCTTGCCCGGTGGCTTCAAGGTCAAACGCCGCGCCGCGCCGCTGTTTCGCGCCTTGAGCGAAAACCCCGAGGCTGCTTTGCGTGACCCCCTGCAAGTGCTGGACTGGGTGAACCTCTACGCACTGGCCGTGAACGAAGAAAATGCCGCCGGTGGCCGCGTAGTCACTGCCCCCACCAACGGCGCAGCAGGCATAGTGCCTGCCGTGCTGCACTACTACACCCGCTTTGTGCCCGGTGCCAATGACGCTGGCGTGGTGGACTTCCTGCTCACGGCTGCCGCCGTAGGCATTTTGTACAAAGAAAACGCGTCTATCAGTGGCGCTGAAGTGGGCTGCCAAGGCGAGGTCGGCGTGGCCTGCTCCATGGCCGCAGCTGCACTGTGCGCGGTGATTGGTGGCAGCCCGGAGCAAGTGGAAAACGCCGCCGAAATTGGCATGGAACATCACCTAGGCCTCACCTGCGACCCCGTAGGCGGGCTGGTGCAAATCCCCTGCATTGAGCGCAACGCCATTGCCTCGGTCAAAGCCATCAACGCCGCCCGCATGGCCCTGCGCGGCGATGGCAGCCACTTCGTCAGCCTAGACAAAGTGATCAAAACCATGCGCGAAACCGGCGCAGACATGAAAACCAAATACAAAGAAACCGCCCGGGGTGGCTTGGCGGTGAACATTGTGGAGTGCTGA
- the gcvT gene encoding glycine cleavage system aminomethyltransferase GcvT, which translates to MVPFAGYSMPVQYPAGLMAEHHHTRTSAGLFDVSHMGQLRLVGPDAAAAFETLIPVDVIDLPVGKQRYGLLLTDEGTIIDDLMFFNKGNDEIFVIVNGACKVGDIAHIQAKIGNRCQVIPLPDLALLALQGPQAVTALARLAPGVEKLVFMTGGNFTVDTGSEKIDVFLTRSGYTGEDGFEISVPAAQAEALARALLAQPEVKPIGLGARNSLRLEAGLCLYGNDIDTTTHPVEASLNWAMQKVRRAGGAREGGFPGATKILAALAEPTGAAAPKGTRKRVGLIALERIPVRDHTELQDGQGNKIGEVTSGLLGPTIDKPVAMGYVDSAYSAIGSRVVAIVRGKPVPMEVSAMPFVPTNYFRG; encoded by the coding sequence ATGGTGCCCTTTGCGGGCTACTCCATGCCCGTGCAGTACCCAGCGGGCCTGATGGCAGAACACCACCACACGCGCACCTCTGCAGGCTTGTTTGACGTGTCCCACATGGGGCAGTTGCGCTTGGTAGGCCCAGATGCTGCCGCCGCGTTTGAAACCCTGATTCCCGTGGATGTGATCGACCTGCCCGTGGGCAAGCAACGCTACGGATTGCTGCTCACCGACGAAGGCACCATCATTGACGACTTGATGTTCTTCAACAAAGGCAATGACGAAATCTTTGTCATCGTCAACGGTGCGTGCAAGGTCGGTGACATTGCCCACATCCAAGCCAAGATTGGTAACCGTTGCCAAGTCATTCCATTGCCCGATCTCGCATTGCTCGCCCTGCAAGGCCCCCAAGCCGTGACCGCACTGGCACGTTTGGCGCCCGGTGTTGAAAAGCTCGTGTTCATGACGGGCGGCAACTTCACCGTCGATACCGGCAGCGAAAAGATTGACGTGTTTCTCACACGCAGCGGCTACACCGGCGAAGACGGGTTCGAGATCTCGGTGCCTGCAGCCCAAGCCGAAGCTTTGGCCCGCGCCCTGCTGGCGCAACCTGAAGTCAAGCCCATTGGTTTGGGTGCGCGCAACTCCTTGCGTTTAGAAGCCGGTCTGTGCCTGTACGGCAACGACATTGACACCACCACCCACCCCGTAGAAGCCAGCCTCAACTGGGCCATGCAAAAAGTGCGACGCGCCGGCGGCGCCCGCGAAGGCGGCTTCCCAGGCGCTACAAAAATACTAGCTGCTCTCGCAGAACCCACGGGCGCTGCAGCCCCAAAAGGCACAAGAAAGCGCGTCGGCCTGATTGCCTTGGAGCGCATTCCAGTGCGTGACCATACCGAACTGCAAGACGGCCAGGGCAACAAGATTGGTGAAGTCACCAGCGGGCTCTTGGGCCCTACCATCGACAAGCCTGTCGCTATGGGCTATGTGGACAGTGCCTATAGCGCCATCGGCAGCCGTGTGGTCGCCATCGTGCGTGGCAAGCCCGTGCCCATGGAAGTCAGCGCCATGCCTTTTGTCCCAACCAACTATTTCCGCGGCTAA